A window of the Sphaerobacter thermophilus DSM 20745 genome harbors these coding sequences:
- the argG gene encoding argininosuccinate synthase, which produces MTTTNALLETALAKIESTPVPTVKKIAVAYSGGLDSTLCIVLAREKYGAEVVPITVDVGQGEGEIAESFAKADVLGITPLLIDARAEFAEEWLTRAIRANSDYEGYPVSTSMTRQLIAAKVAEKALELGCDAVMEGSTGRGNDQYRMHNVFKLFAPQLTVLVPVRDFDLTRTEEMALCEHYGVPVTEIIAGGDDKTLWCRSIASGGIGLDTTLPDDIWMWYVPPHKAPNSPTTITLTFENGLPVALDGTSMPLPDLIAALNEIGGANGIGKIDIFEDGIMDLKSREIYEAPGAKIILAVHRDIESAVLTKQELQFKKLVEQTWASMVYHGEWFHPLRSALDAFIAETQHVVRGTWTVSLYKGTIEIVKRDTPASLFRPEIRSIASSGFNQQLCGPAALIRGLPFEVLALRQQTLAAEG; this is translated from the coding sequence ATGACGACGACCAACGCCTTGCTGGAAACCGCACTGGCCAAGATCGAGAGCACTCCCGTACCCACGGTGAAAAAGATCGCTGTCGCCTACTCCGGCGGGCTCGATTCCACCCTCTGCATCGTCCTGGCCCGCGAGAAATACGGCGCCGAGGTGGTGCCCATCACCGTCGATGTCGGCCAGGGCGAGGGCGAGATCGCTGAGAGCTTCGCCAAAGCGGACGTGCTCGGCATTACCCCCTTGCTGATCGACGCCCGCGCCGAGTTCGCTGAGGAGTGGCTCACCCGCGCCATCCGCGCCAACTCCGACTACGAGGGCTACCCCGTCTCCACCTCGATGACCCGCCAGCTCATCGCCGCCAAAGTCGCGGAGAAGGCCCTGGAGCTGGGGTGCGACGCGGTCATGGAGGGCTCAACCGGCCGCGGCAACGACCAGTACCGCATGCACAACGTCTTCAAACTCTTCGCCCCGCAGCTCACCGTCCTGGTGCCGGTGCGCGACTTCGACCTGACACGCACCGAGGAGATGGCCCTCTGCGAGCACTACGGAGTGCCGGTCACCGAGATCATCGCCGGGGGCGACGACAAGACCCTCTGGTGCCGCTCGATCGCCAGCGGTGGGATCGGGCTCGATACCACGCTGCCGGACGACATCTGGATGTGGTACGTCCCGCCCCACAAGGCGCCCAACTCGCCGACCACGATCACCCTCACCTTCGAGAACGGCCTGCCCGTCGCGCTCGACGGCACCTCGATGCCGCTGCCGGACCTCATCGCGGCGCTGAACGAGATCGGCGGGGCCAACGGCATTGGGAAGATCGACATCTTCGAAGACGGCATCATGGATCTGAAGTCCCGCGAGATCTATGAAGCGCCGGGTGCGAAGATCATCCTGGCCGTCCACCGCGACATCGAGAGCGCCGTGCTGACCAAGCAGGAGCTCCAGTTCAAGAAGCTAGTCGAACAGACCTGGGCCTCGATGGTCTACCACGGCGAGTGGTTCCACCCGCTGCGCAGCGCGTTGGACGCCTTCATCGCCGAGACGCAGCACGTCGTGCGCGGCACCTGGACGGTCTCGCTCTACAAGGGCACCATCGAGATCGTCAAGCGGGACACCCCGGCCTCCCTGTTCCGCCCGGAGATCCGCTCGATCGCCAGCAGCGGGTTCAACCAGCAACTCTGCGGTCCGGCCGCGCTGATCCGCGGCCTGCCGTTCGAAGTGCTGGCCCTGCGCCAGCAGACGCTCGCGGCGGAGGGGTAG